A window of Haloarcula sp. H-GB4 contains these coding sequences:
- a CDS encoding PH domain-containing protein, with protein MARGLPAVWGSIFGGPMIASGIYFYWFAATYPLVASQPETPPSVGLITMGFGLFITGMGVYVHSVAAPEALQLRDGEHIVEDRKPAQRNALAEAGIAVPILGLGGYLLYVTQRPLYQPTLVLAGGLFLFSRGLYRYWQNTLTTYFLTNQRVVEEYRFVSLRRNEVPLQKVRGVEEYRSVWDSLFGLGNVAVRSGASGGLTISINQVYEPAEFGDLVRSELTPERDGDVPFEEGQTATTGATGGTSDSPTVADADDTTDNGSDAASQSDSGASPQ; from the coding sequence ATGGCGCGAGGACTTCCCGCTGTCTGGGGCTCAATCTTTGGCGGTCCGATGATTGCGTCCGGTATCTACTTCTACTGGTTCGCCGCTACGTACCCACTGGTCGCGTCACAACCCGAGACGCCGCCCTCGGTTGGACTCATCACGATGGGGTTCGGTCTGTTCATCACCGGAATGGGGGTGTATGTCCACTCCGTTGCCGCGCCTGAAGCGTTGCAGTTGCGCGACGGCGAGCACATCGTCGAAGACCGAAAGCCTGCACAGCGAAACGCGCTCGCAGAGGCCGGGATTGCTGTCCCCATTCTCGGACTCGGTGGCTACCTGCTGTACGTCACTCAACGCCCGCTGTACCAGCCAACACTCGTGCTCGCTGGCGGACTATTCCTGTTCTCCAGAGGACTGTATCGGTACTGGCAGAACACGCTCACCACCTACTTCCTGACGAATCAGCGAGTCGTTGAAGAGTACCGGTTCGTCTCGCTCCGCCGCAACGAGGTCCCACTGCAGAAGGTCCGCGGTGTTGAGGAATACCGCTCTGTCTGGGACTCCCTGTTCGGGCTGGGGAACGTTGCCGTACGATCCGGTGCTAGCGGTGGACTGACAATCTCCATCAACCAAGTGTACGAACCCGCTGAATTCGGTGATCTGGTTCGTTCTGAACTCACACCGGAGCGAGATGGGGATGTACCGTTCGAAGAGGGACAGACCGCGACGACTGGGGCGACCGGCGGCACGTCGGACTCGCCCACAGTTGCTGACGCCGACGATACCACGGACAATGGGTCGGACGCAGCCAGTCAGTCTGACAGCGGAGCGAGCCCGCAATAG
- a CDS encoding MoxR family ATPase — MDATEASEVSSQILDEIGGAVIADRGFFETVLLGVVAKGHVLLEDVPGTGKTLTARSVATALGLSFSRIQFTPDLLPADITGTHIFNEESRSFEFTEGPVFANVLLADEINRAPPKTQSALLEAMEEGQVTVDGDTYDLPEPFFVIATQNPVDMEGTFELPEAQVDRFLAKTSLGYPDDEGEVELLRRRAGRTTQSPTVEPVLNAESVKELRSVPETVTVDDDLLQYMADLVRATRDDYRVDVGVSPRGTQRLFEATRAMATITGREYVAPDDIKRVAQPVLAHRLVLTPDARVEQVDKGTVIQSVLDEVPVPTV; from the coding sequence ATGGATGCTACCGAGGCAAGCGAGGTGTCGAGTCAGATCCTCGATGAGATCGGGGGTGCCGTCATCGCTGACCGCGGCTTCTTCGAGACAGTGCTGCTGGGAGTCGTCGCGAAGGGCCACGTCCTGCTTGAGGACGTGCCCGGCACAGGGAAGACGCTGACCGCCCGCAGCGTCGCAACCGCGCTGGGGCTGTCCTTCTCCCGCATCCAGTTTACGCCGGATCTCCTGCCAGCAGATATCACGGGGACACACATCTTCAACGAGGAGTCACGGAGCTTCGAATTCACCGAGGGACCGGTGTTTGCCAACGTCCTGTTGGCCGACGAGATCAACCGCGCACCGCCAAAGACCCAGTCCGCGCTGCTCGAAGCGATGGAAGAAGGACAGGTCACTGTCGACGGGGACACGTACGACCTGCCCGAACCGTTCTTCGTCATCGCCACCCAGAACCCAGTCGACATGGAGGGGACCTTCGAACTCCCCGAAGCACAGGTCGACCGGTTCCTGGCAAAGACATCACTCGGCTATCCTGACGACGAAGGCGAGGTCGAACTCCTCCGGCGGCGTGCCGGTCGAACGACACAGAGTCCGACCGTAGAACCGGTTCTCAATGCCGAATCAGTCAAAGAACTCCGGAGCGTTCCGGAGACGGTTACCGTCGACGACGACCTGCTGCAGTACATGGCTGACCTCGTCCGGGCGACCAGAGACGACTACCGCGTGGATGTGGGGGTCTCACCGCGTGGGACCCAGCGGCTGTTCGAAGCGACGCGAGCGATGGCGACGATTACCGGCCGAGAGTACGTTGCGCCGGACGATATCAAGCGGGTCGCACAGCCAGTGCTGGCCCACAGGCTCGTATTAACGCCTGATGCCCGCGTCGAGCAAGTCGACAAGGGAACCGTCATCCAGAGCGTCCTCGATGAGGTTCCCGTCCCGACTGTCTAA
- a CDS encoding GtrA family protein, protein MASAVVTPARRQQLIRFFLVGVFAASVQQALLWLFSDVGGLNYIFAAAIAIECTILLQYALNNAWTFHRSQHSSLQEYVLGLGKTNLVRGTAIPLQLGLLYAFVTWGGVVPLVGNGGAIVITGVYRYALDAHWTWG, encoded by the coding sequence ATGGCGTCTGCTGTCGTCACACCGGCCCGGCGACAGCAACTCATCCGGTTTTTCCTCGTCGGTGTGTTTGCCGCGTCGGTTCAGCAAGCGCTCTTATGGTTGTTCAGCGATGTCGGTGGCCTGAATTACATTTTCGCAGCCGCTATCGCCATCGAATGTACGATTCTGCTACAGTACGCTCTCAACAACGCTTGGACGTTCCACCGGTCGCAGCATTCGAGCCTGCAGGAGTACGTACTCGGGTTAGGGAAAACAAACCTCGTCCGTGGGACGGCGATTCCGCTCCAATTGGGTCTCCTCTACGCGTTTGTTACCTGGGGCGGCGTCGTGCCGCTGGTCGGTAATGGCGGGGCCATTGTCATCACTGGCGTGTATCGGTATGCGCTTGACGCTCACTGGACGTGGGGTTAG
- a CDS encoding sulfatase-like hydrolase/transferase: MTAPATNNVVLVTVDSLRADALGGTDSVSPVMDSLAESGIVFENAVAQGNWTPFSFPSIHGSRPVFTESEDIGLASTPTLAEQVSDAGIETAGFNAANGFLTDHWGYDRGFDEFEPFVDSGGYSKYLAAHPTIQAWVQLGTSPFRRAATVLSGGSDERPFADVSRMGDLEDHATEFLESTDGPFFLWVHYMDTHTPYVPAPRHIREVSDNHFGVLRMLSSHLRTGLGWEVDDRTLETLRTLYEATVRQVDASVGRLLDTLETEGHRDDTAVIVAGDHGEEFLEHGHLAHYPKLYRELIDVPYIVSTPESEHQSVETPVGLDTIAPTVCDLLSLTPAAEWDGASVAPAVHGTAIEDRGPIVSAAVRGESVTSQPIPRSRADGELLLSARDERYTYIEFTESGHQELYDRTNDPEEQVDLCSDSTDADPPATVLDRLSDAVADHLATLDSDGTEAGNTEASDEITARLKALGYQ, from the coding sequence ATGACAGCCCCAGCAACGAATAACGTGGTGCTAGTCACGGTTGACTCGCTTCGGGCTGACGCGCTGGGTGGCACTGACAGCGTCTCCCCTGTCATGGACTCGCTCGCCGAGTCGGGCATCGTCTTCGAAAATGCCGTGGCACAGGGGAACTGGACGCCATTTTCGTTCCCTAGCATTCACGGATCGCGGCCGGTGTTCACTGAAAGCGAAGACATCGGTCTGGCGTCGACACCAACGCTGGCCGAGCAGGTGTCCGATGCCGGCATCGAGACAGCTGGGTTTAACGCCGCAAACGGCTTTCTCACCGACCACTGGGGGTACGACCGCGGGTTCGACGAGTTCGAGCCGTTCGTCGATAGCGGCGGCTACAGCAAGTACCTGGCAGCCCATCCGACGATTCAGGCATGGGTCCAACTGGGAACCTCGCCGTTCAGGCGCGCTGCGACCGTTCTCAGCGGCGGGTCGGACGAGCGCCCCTTCGCCGATGTGTCCCGAATGGGTGACCTCGAAGACCACGCCACTGAGTTCTTGGAGTCGACCGACGGACCGTTCTTCCTGTGGGTCCACTACATGGACACGCACACGCCGTACGTCCCGGCCCCGCGGCATATCCGCGAGGTGTCGGACAACCACTTCGGTGTCCTCCGGATGCTCAGCTCCCACCTCCGAACCGGGCTGGGCTGGGAAGTCGACGACCGGACGCTAGAGACGCTCCGGACGCTGTACGAGGCGACGGTCCGGCAGGTCGACGCCAGTGTCGGTCGACTCCTCGATACCCTTGAGACTGAAGGCCACCGCGACGACACTGCCGTCATCGTAGCCGGCGACCACGGCGAGGAATTCCTCGAACACGGCCATCTCGCCCACTACCCCAAGCTCTATCGGGAACTCATCGATGTTCCCTACATCGTCTCGACGCCAGAAAGCGAGCACCAGTCGGTCGAGACGCCGGTCGGCCTCGACACAATCGCGCCGACAGTGTGCGATCTGCTGTCGCTCACGCCGGCGGCGGAGTGGGACGGGGCCTCCGTCGCCCCGGCGGTCCACGGCACGGCTATCGAGGACCGCGGTCCCATCGTCTCCGCAGCGGTCCGAGGCGAAAGCGTGACCAGCCAGCCAATTCCACGGAGCCGTGCGGACGGGGAACTCCTCCTCAGCGCACGCGATGAGCGCTACACGTACATCGAATTCACAGAATCAGGCCACCAGGAACTGTACGACCGGACGAATGACCCCGAGGAACAGGTCGATCTGTGTTCGGACTCGACAGACGCCGACCCGCCTGCAACCGTCCTCGACCGCTTGTCGGATGCCGTCGCTGACCACCTCGCTACACTCGACAGCGACGGGACGGAGGCTGGAAACACCGAGGCATCCGACGAGATAACAGCACGATTAAAGGCACTCGGTTATCAGTAA
- a CDS encoding class I SAM-dependent methyltransferase, producing MTEHKHENQQLWNEWSDDFQALWNANTVDGELPPAPSPFGSDGPGEPQPDILDSVAEKDYVELGCGGGQASVGTAKLGAETVVGVDISGEQLQHARQLRDFYGVDAQFLKGDITNLPLPDDSFDVASSETVYQMIKHLDEAFREVHRVLRDGGIFVLSVPHPIHESLDVEKEIFERSYYDTGRREITINDDYEANLIAFDHTVADLHNSLVDAGFTVKRLLEPRHHQTTLDDRNDSDLPELLWKVPGSVRFWAVAE from the coding sequence ATGACCGAACACAAACACGAAAACCAGCAACTCTGGAACGAATGGAGCGATGATTTCCAAGCGTTATGGAACGCAAATACCGTGGATGGAGAGCTTCCGCCGGCGCCATCGCCATTCGGTTCGGATGGTCCGGGCGAGCCTCAACCCGACATTCTTGATTCAGTTGCAGAGAAGGACTACGTCGAACTAGGATGTGGAGGCGGCCAAGCAAGTGTCGGGACCGCTAAGCTTGGTGCGGAAACTGTCGTCGGAGTGGATATCTCAGGCGAACAACTGCAGCACGCACGGCAGTTGCGAGATTTCTACGGCGTTGATGCACAGTTTCTCAAAGGAGATATCACGAACCTCCCGCTCCCCGACGACAGCTTCGATGTAGCGTCTTCCGAGACAGTCTACCAGATGATCAAGCATCTCGATGAGGCGTTTCGAGAAGTTCACCGCGTTCTCCGAGATGGCGGCATCTTCGTCCTCAGCGTGCCACATCCCATACACGAGAGTCTGGATGTCGAAAAAGAGATTTTTGAACGCAGCTACTACGACACCGGTCGGCGGGAAATCACGATTAACGACGACTACGAAGCGAACTTGATCGCCTTTGATCACACGGTTGCCGATCTTCACAATTCTCTCGTTGATGCCGGATTCACCGTCAAGCGTCTTCTCGAACCACGGCACCACCAGACCACACTCGATGATCGAAACGATAGCGATCTCCCCGAACTACTGTGGAAGGTGCCGGGGAGCGTTCGCTTCTGGGCCGTTGCAGAGTGA
- a CDS encoding GNAT family N-acetyltransferase, with protein MTDQIQFRSYNDRDADAVWRLHEWAIRATGNDPSDIPGTSDLQNIETRYFDSGGAFLVGVVPTADDELPETFDGGLAAMGGFLPNDVGHADERTVPGAAELHRMRVAPSRQRRGYGRRLLHQVEQQVAEQGYEILLATTSQSQPAAVAFYRDEGYQEVDRSTQGEYELVHFEKRL; from the coding sequence ATGACCGACCAGATTCAATTTCGGTCCTACAACGACCGGGACGCCGACGCTGTCTGGCGTCTCCACGAATGGGCGATACGAGCGACTGGCAACGACCCCAGCGACATCCCCGGAACGTCGGACCTGCAAAACATCGAGACGCGGTATTTCGACAGCGGCGGCGCGTTTCTCGTCGGCGTCGTTCCCACTGCCGACGACGAACTCCCGGAAACGTTCGACGGCGGCCTGGCCGCGATGGGCGGGTTCCTCCCGAATGACGTCGGCCACGCGGACGAGCGCACCGTCCCCGGCGCGGCCGAGCTCCACCGGATGCGGGTCGCTCCGTCCCGACAGCGGCGTGGCTACGGTCGTCGCCTCCTCCACCAAGTTGAACAACAAGTGGCCGAGCAGGGATATGAAATCCTGCTTGCGACGACATCACAGAGCCAGCCCGCCGCGGTCGCGTTCTACCGCGACGAAGGGTATCAAGAGGTAGACCGGTCAACACAGGGCGAGTACGAACTCGTTCATTTCGAAAAGCGGCTCTGA
- a CDS encoding AarF/ABC1/UbiB kinase family protein, which produces MNLRAYWRFLVVARHFLPLLVAYARDRKRFFVIGSSRRVTPEQRRERAQQLLDSLLTLGPTFIKLGQILSTRPDVLPPEYIEEFSKLQDRVPPADWDEARVVIEDELGPVDDRFDEFEREAISGASLGQVYLAEIDGEKVAVKIRRPGIEALVEADLRVVRWSLPLLMYFIDDSRSFSLETLADEFSKTIREEMDYQREGRMLTEIRENFRDNDRICIPDVKESHSTRRVLTMEYVPGTKINDIDSLDAGGINRTELAETLQRAYLQMIIDDGVFHADPHPGNLAVQDDGTLVFYDFGMSGRVDPFVQDKIIDFYAAVADQDISAILDALIEMGTLSPEADRQVMGDVMELAIADARGEDIEQYRVQQIIQQVEDTIYEFPLRLPANLALVLRVATVVEGVCVTLDEDFDFIGVATDYLREEGYLAEGVRNFVEDRATEVSDAARSAVRIPPKLESALDRVEREDFRVQADIEDSDGLLATMTKRLILGMLLASTLFSTAFLYTQASLPATGVGIAGTVGLSLALWWSFRSKKAVRAKPQFTRQSMREQDRESPGGLNTPFGEDTDDAYSGD; this is translated from the coding sequence GTGAATCTTCGCGCGTACTGGCGGTTCCTCGTCGTTGCACGCCACTTCCTGCCCCTGTTGGTCGCGTACGCACGAGACCGAAAACGGTTCTTCGTGATCGGCTCATCGCGCCGCGTCACGCCCGAACAGCGTCGCGAACGTGCACAACAGCTGCTCGATTCGTTACTAACGCTCGGCCCGACGTTCATCAAACTCGGGCAGATCCTCTCGACGCGGCCGGACGTCCTGCCCCCGGAGTATATCGAGGAGTTCTCGAAGCTGCAGGACCGCGTACCACCGGCTGACTGGGACGAGGCACGGGTCGTCATCGAGGACGAGCTGGGGCCCGTCGATGACCGCTTCGATGAATTCGAAAGAGAGGCGATAAGCGGCGCATCGCTCGGACAGGTGTATCTGGCAGAAATCGACGGCGAGAAAGTCGCTGTCAAGATTCGCCGCCCGGGCATCGAAGCGCTCGTTGAGGCCGACCTGCGGGTCGTCCGCTGGTCGCTCCCCCTGCTGATGTATTTCATCGACGACTCCCGGTCGTTCTCGCTGGAGACGCTCGCCGACGAGTTCTCGAAGACTATCCGCGAGGAGATGGACTACCAGCGAGAGGGTCGGATGCTCACCGAAATTCGAGAGAACTTCAGGGATAACGACCGCATCTGTATCCCCGATGTCAAGGAGTCTCACTCCACCCGGCGCGTCCTGACGATGGAGTACGTTCCCGGCACGAAAATCAACGACATCGATAGCCTTGACGCGGGCGGGATCAACCGGACGGAGCTGGCCGAGACGCTCCAGCGGGCGTACCTGCAGATGATTATCGACGACGGCGTGTTTCACGCCGACCCCCATCCCGGGAACCTCGCTGTGCAGGACGACGGGACACTCGTCTTCTACGACTTCGGGATGTCCGGCCGGGTCGACCCGTTCGTGCAGGACAAGATCATCGACTTCTACGCCGCTGTCGCCGATCAGGATATCAGCGCTATCCTCGATGCTCTTATCGAGATGGGGACGCTCTCGCCTGAGGCCGACCGGCAGGTGATGGGTGACGTGATGGAACTGGCCATCGCCGACGCCCGCGGCGAGGACATCGAGCAGTACCGTGTCCAACAGATCATTCAGCAGGTCGAAGACACGATATACGAGTTCCCGCTTCGTCTGCCGGCAAACCTGGCGCTCGTGTTGCGCGTCGCCACGGTCGTTGAGGGTGTCTGTGTCACTCTTGACGAGGACTTCGACTTCATCGGCGTTGCCACCGACTACCTCCGCGAGGAAGGATATCTCGCAGAGGGCGTGCGGAACTTCGTCGAGGACCGGGCGACCGAAGTGTCCGACGCCGCTCGGTCGGCCGTCCGGATCCCGCCAAAACTGGAGTCCGCCCTCGACAGAGTCGAGCGGGAGGACTTCCGCGTGCAGGCAGACATCGAGGACTCTGATGGTCTGCTCGCGACGATGACCAAGCGACTCATCCTCGGGATGTTGCTCGCAAGCACACTGTTCTCGACGGCATTCCTATACACGCAAGCGTCGCTACCGGCCACTGGTGTCGGTATCGCTGGAACCGTCGGCCTGTCACTGGCGCTGTGGTGGTCGTTCCGCTCCAAAAAGGCCGTCCGCGCCAAGCCGCAGTTCACGCGACAGAGTATGCGTGAGCAAGACCGAGAGAGCCCAGGCGGACTCAACACTCCCTTCGGTGAGGACACTGACGACGCCTACAGCGGCGACTGA
- a CDS encoding Hsp20/alpha crystallin family protein, with the protein MSALREALRDLPDAVFADVLESEDEYLLVLDLPGVTAETIDVTVEGGRLRIDGQRTKDVPGEFTFVREDRSVFLDAELPLPPDTTGQGGEGTVENGVLELRLPKATAAPSTTIPIDGD; encoded by the coding sequence ATGTCTGCCCTGCGAGAAGCGCTTCGGGACCTTCCCGACGCCGTGTTCGCGGACGTGCTCGAATCCGAGGACGAATACTTGCTCGTGCTCGATCTACCGGGTGTGACCGCGGAGACAATCGACGTGACTGTTGAAGGGGGCCGCCTTCGGATCGACGGGCAACGGACCAAGGACGTGCCCGGCGAGTTCACCTTTGTCCGCGAGGACCGCTCCGTGTTCCTTGATGCCGAACTCCCGCTCCCGCCGGACACGACCGGACAGGGCGGGGAGGGGACCGTCGAAAACGGTGTCCTCGAACTCCGCCTGCCGAAGGCGACAGCCGCACCGAGCACCACGATCCCGATCGACGGGGACTGA
- a CDS encoding GIDE domain-containing protein → MVLPQLVGIVFLTIGGFVLFRGGRELKTVFHILRNDPVSVRSLDGHTGPVEITGTAVASDDAGTVTAPFTGSECLAYTYEVEEYRSSGKHSNWETLDEGQDGVDFIVDDGNARVRVNPDGADVRFESQSVTVSPGTELPERLADYVERTEGVEAQDGSVNLLVTEISLGNKQRFTERRLDVGEDVYVYGQAMRGPATAWGSNLVDAIVGDGNATPVFVISDTSERGTARRIVRGAIAETVFGLLAVIIGSIALLSTLL, encoded by the coding sequence ATGGTCCTCCCGCAACTGGTCGGCATCGTGTTCCTGACCATCGGCGGTTTCGTCCTCTTCCGCGGCGGCCGGGAACTCAAAACGGTGTTCCACATTCTTCGAAACGACCCGGTCTCGGTGCGCTCACTCGACGGGCACACTGGTCCCGTCGAAATCACTGGCACAGCCGTCGCCAGCGATGATGCCGGAACCGTCACCGCCCCTTTTACCGGTAGCGAGTGTCTGGCCTACACCTACGAGGTCGAGGAGTACCGGTCGTCGGGCAAACATTCAAACTGGGAGACGCTGGACGAGGGGCAGGACGGCGTCGACTTCATCGTTGACGACGGGAACGCACGCGTTCGAGTGAACCCAGACGGGGCGGACGTACGATTTGAATCCCAATCTGTGACGGTTTCTCCGGGGACTGAACTCCCCGAGCGCCTAGCCGATTACGTCGAGCGAACGGAGGGCGTCGAGGCGCAGGACGGGTCGGTGAACCTGCTCGTGACGGAGATCAGCCTAGGGAACAAACAGCGCTTTACCGAGCGTCGACTGGACGTTGGCGAGGATGTATACGTCTACGGTCAGGCGATGCGCGGCCCCGCAACAGCGTGGGGCAGCAATCTGGTCGATGCTATCGTCGGGGATGGCAACGCGACGCCGGTGTTCGTTATCTCTGACACCAGCGAGCGTGGCACTGCCCGGCGGATTGTTCGGGGTGCTATCGCCGAAACTGTATTCGGGCTTCTCGCGGTTATCATCGGTAGCATCGCACTCCTCTCCACACTCCTGTAG
- a CDS encoding molybdopterin-binding protein codes for MAGSPPSEAESLALKTARRQLGSFAVPVDRTDRIPLSVAVGRVLATDATANKPVEEADISVDDTVFSQGHQVRPGDVGLLRATGVSELLVRQRPQIGIVPTDDEPRADASAAGKVETAGFTLAQYVDRWGGKVTYRDPVVDDAPALRMAVQRDLTRDALVITGTEPGDTLREIVADLGEVFTDYVDIDPGQRTGVAVVEDRPVLLLPESPIAARVGAVQLLRPLLKAFADAPLSAHPETRATLAEQVDSQNAVRTFTPVAVSDGTATPLPGVDLATATRADGWVSVAADEAGIDAGTTVTVENWDYLP; via the coding sequence ATGGCTGGCTCCCCGCCGTCGGAGGCCGAGTCGCTCGCGCTGAAGACTGCCCGCAGACAGCTCGGTAGCTTCGCTGTCCCCGTCGACCGTACAGACAGGATTCCGCTCTCAGTTGCTGTCGGACGAGTCCTAGCGACAGACGCGACGGCGAACAAACCTGTTGAGGAAGCAGATATCTCGGTCGACGACACCGTCTTCAGCCAGGGCCATCAGGTGCGGCCTGGCGACGTGGGACTGCTGAGAGCAACCGGCGTCTCCGAACTTCTCGTCCGCCAGCGACCGCAGATCGGAATCGTCCCGACTGACGACGAACCCCGAGCAGATGCCAGCGCAGCCGGCAAGGTCGAGACGGCGGGGTTTACGCTGGCGCAGTACGTCGACCGGTGGGGCGGGAAGGTGACCTACCGGGACCCCGTCGTCGACGATGCTCCGGCGCTCCGAATGGCCGTCCAGCGCGACCTCACCCGTGATGCGCTCGTCATCACCGGGACCGAGCCGGGGGATACGCTTCGAGAGATCGTTGCGGATCTCGGTGAGGTGTTCACCGACTACGTCGATATCGACCCAGGCCAGCGGACGGGCGTCGCTGTCGTCGAGGACCGCCCGGTCCTGCTGTTACCAGAGTCGCCAATTGCAGCACGCGTCGGTGCGGTACAGCTCCTTCGTCCGCTACTGAAGGCGTTTGCCGATGCACCGCTGTCTGCACATCCAGAGACACGAGCGACGCTGGCGGAGCAGGTCGACAGTCAGAACGCGGTCCGGACGTTTACTCCGGTCGCCGTGAGCGACGGAACGGCGACGCCGCTCCCCGGCGTTGACCTCGCGACAGCGACCCGGGCTGACGGCTGGGTATCCGTGGCCGCTGACGAGGCTGGTATCGATGCCGGAACGACCGTCACTGTGGAAAACTGGGACTACCTGCCCTGA
- a CDS encoding HAD family hydrolase translates to MTTDYDFWLFDLDGTLVDIEPAYPRKVMGAVGDRLGVEFTDRERDALWYGFGGTRSQTLAERNVDQQEFWRLFHEEEDPIARAEATYLYDDAETFLATLDTPVGLVTHCQQYLTEPVLDHLDIADWFETVVCCDDDIGWKPDPKPVELAMREMDVWYNGHSGVLAGDNPSDIGAAWNAGLDGVHVGRRSPAETGRCVRGDKRVGTLLDLASSQGR, encoded by the coding sequence ATGACCACCGACTACGACTTCTGGCTGTTCGACCTCGACGGGACGCTCGTCGATATCGAGCCAGCGTACCCCCGGAAGGTAATGGGCGCCGTCGGCGACCGCCTCGGCGTCGAGTTCACCGACCGGGAACGGGATGCACTCTGGTACGGATTCGGTGGGACACGGTCGCAAACGCTTGCGGAGCGCAACGTCGACCAGCAGGAGTTCTGGCGGCTGTTCCACGAGGAGGAAGACCCCATTGCTCGGGCCGAGGCGACGTATCTCTACGACGACGCCGAGACGTTCCTCGCCACCCTCGATACACCGGTCGGACTGGTCACACACTGCCAGCAGTACCTCACCGAACCGGTACTCGATCATCTGGACATCGCCGACTGGTTCGAGACGGTCGTCTGCTGTGACGACGACATCGGCTGGAAGCCCGATCCAAAGCCGGTGGAACTGGCGATGCGGGAGATGGATGTCTGGTACAACGGCCACAGCGGCGTGCTGGCTGGAGATAATCCGTCAGACATCGGCGCGGCGTGGAACGCAGGCCTCGATGGCGTCCACGTCGGCCGGCGGTCCCCGGCAGAGACAGGCCGGTGCGTGCGTGGTGACAAACGCGTCGGGACGCTGCTCGACCTGGCGTCGTCTCAGGGCAGGTAG
- the lwrS gene encoding LWR-salt protein, with amino-acid sequence MDTADRLASLQPTDSDNATARYVFRVELRLEPDADGLWTDPDQFETTLYRVADDPGESGWLFFRDTLWRGELADEPHFRRLVEDELGCPVISASFSEFRTDEAYLESLKAEIANNLALFNAGSVREVVNKYLGSSIQVT; translated from the coding sequence GTGGACACGGCTGATAGACTCGCCTCCCTCCAGCCGACTGATTCCGACAACGCAACCGCCCGGTACGTATTCCGGGTGGAACTCCGGCTGGAGCCAGACGCTGATGGGCTGTGGACCGACCCCGACCAGTTCGAGACGACGCTGTATCGGGTAGCTGACGACCCGGGTGAAAGCGGCTGGCTGTTCTTCCGGGACACGCTCTGGCGGGGCGAACTCGCTGACGAACCGCACTTCCGTCGGCTCGTCGAAGACGAACTCGGCTGTCCAGTCATTTCGGCGTCGTTCAGTGAGTTCAGAACCGACGAGGCGTATCTGGAGTCACTGAAAGCTGAAATCGCGAACAATCTGGCCCTGTTTAACGCCGGGTCGGTCCGCGAGGTCGTCAACAAGTACCTCGGTAGCTCGATTCAGGTGACGTGA
- a CDS encoding 4a-hydroxytetrahydrobiopterin dehydratase: MADLLSDDEISDRLPEEWAREDDEIVRVFEFDGYLDASGFLSAAAGLAEDAWHHPEMTIRWGEVEVRLTTHDAGGITENDIDLAERLNGIHD; encoded by the coding sequence ATGGCAGACTTGCTCTCTGACGACGAGATTAGCGACCGGCTACCCGAGGAATGGGCCCGCGAAGACGACGAGATCGTTCGCGTCTTCGAGTTCGACGGCTATCTGGACGCGTCGGGCTTTCTGAGCGCCGCAGCCGGCCTCGCCGAGGACGCGTGGCATCACCCGGAGATGACCATTCGCTGGGGTGAGGTCGAAGTTCGACTCACGACCCACGACGCCGGCGGCATCACGGAAAACGACATCGACCTCGCCGAGCGACTGAACGGCATCCACGACTGA